Proteins encoded by one window of Candidatus Neomarinimicrobiota bacterium:
- a CDS encoding LacI family DNA-binding transcriptional regulator, with protein sequence MVEENKGNRNIITIKYIADKLGVSITTVSRVLNGKAKEYRISEKTANAILKLAKELNYTPNPIAKSLRERKTNTIGLIIPDISNPFFASIAKNIENEARKFGYTIMLCDSGENTSQEAELIKILINRRVDGFIICPVGISSDHLEIIFKKKIPIVIVDRYFKELKCSYVVSDNYKGAYDAVNYLIKCGHKVIGCIQGLIGTSVNSDRVQGYKDALIHNGIEVDRTLITGDSFGEKNGYIGTKLLLNGKNKPTAILALSNLISLGTLKAIKEEGLSIPQDISVISFDDQPYCEYLSPPMTMIAQQKAEMGEIAVKLLIDQMSSTDTSYNAGNTMQIMLPTRLIIRKSVKDINE encoded by the coding sequence ATGGTAGAGGAAAACAAAGGTAACAGAAACATAATTACGATAAAATATATCGCAGATAAACTGGGCGTATCCATAACGACGGTTTCCAGGGTGCTGAATGGGAAGGCAAAAGAGTACAGAATAAGCGAGAAAACTGCCAATGCTATTTTGAAGTTAGCAAAGGAACTGAATTATACACCTAATCCAATCGCAAAAAGTCTTAGGGAAAGGAAAACAAACACTATAGGTTTAATTATTCCCGATATATCAAATCCATTTTTTGCATCAATTGCGAAGAATATTGAAAATGAAGCAAGGAAATTTGGATATACGATTATGCTATGTGATAGCGGGGAAAATACAAGTCAAGAAGCTGAGTTGATAAAAATATTGATAAACAGAAGAGTCGATGGTTTTATAATATGTCCTGTTGGTATAAGTTCCGATCATTTGGAAATTATTTTTAAGAAAAAGATTCCTATAGTCATAGTGGACAGGTATTTCAAAGAGCTTAAATGTTCCTATGTCGTTTCCGACAATTATAAAGGTGCATACGACGCTGTTAACTACTTAATCAAATGCGGACATAAAGTGATTGGATGTATACAGGGTTTAATAGGAACATCGGTAAATAGTGATAGGGTTCAAGGGTATAAAGATGCACTAATTCATAATGGAATTGAGGTTGACAGGACCCTGATAACTGGCGATAGCTTCGGAGAGAAAAACGGATATATTGGAACGAAATTGTTATTGAATGGAAAAAATAAACCTACAGCTATACTAGCGTTGAGCAATTTAATCTCACTAGGGACTCTAAAAGCTATTAAGGAGGAGGGTTTAAGCATACCCCAGGATATCTCGGTTATATCTTTTGATGACCAACCATATTGCGAGTACCTTTCACCTCCCATGACCATGATTGCTCAGCAGAAAGCGGAGATGGGAGAAATAGCTGTAAAACTCCTGATCGATCAAATGAGCTCGACAGATACATCCTATAATGCTGGAAATACTATGCAGATAATGTTACCAACAAGACTAATAATTAGGAAATCAGTTAAAGATATCAATGAGTAA
- a CDS encoding TonB-dependent receptor has product MKGKSLSRKFFLCFLVIVLIVGGNGLRGAITGKIAGKVYDSESGKPLPGTNVIIVGTTLGASTDDNGYFFIIDVPPGKYSVAINYIGYEKVVLKDVVVSSGRTTELNVPLKPTTVMGKEVIVTAERPIVEKDKTASEVILTPEKVSQTWVRSLSEVLEIQPGIFRGHFRGGTKLESKYMLDNVSLNSGLLSDNYQGLNLTTVQEISVLTGGYNAEYGDAMSGIVNIITKEGVPGIHGTFLFRVRPPGKYHWGRYMYSKKNYDWQHFDLDWWTDQTNDPNSEFYGLNPDSLFNVWREVITPDPDQANYTKRAEYETEATIYGSPSSKLSFLLSGRYKRGVNVFPQVIPYNPEFNFQGKVSYSITPKLKITLNGLYGGYESASSSLPTNFLSIETAQEMAWNDLPELRDPYEWNKYCMKGAWGSRPELRRVKQFYIRLKHILSSSTYYNLTFSFLDDKMNRTDHYGWVKRDEDYPHQYPWSFDDDVFGPLGHYLVKAYEHWEDKWESKVYNVKGDISSQVNNNNLVKAGFDIKSYDFYYDHQMSAYEGGMRWNLMNVYDGKPYEVAIYAQDKIEFSGLILNAGLRLSFFDQNREAPKNMFDPLAYEATTSGNIKPGYPGIPEKERTKMQIALAPRLGISHPISENSVLHFMYGHFYQRPSWHKMFGFPYINFTEDWDKVYDPYDTSTVTYMDQWQGYYGNPKMGYEKTIQFEIGFDQNIADLALLSITGYYKDASRQTVFREATLLEPRWGDANTWTTLYNATNQYNVALMISNCAYADIRGVELRLDTRFRFPLNFSLNYDLSYVSGGVVGYESMYEFGLGVNQPKGYGMVKKDWNSNHKFKGIMNLSFEKGYGFSILGFKPLSDFNMNLYYEYWSGQQYTYHGPDDPSTEPNNKRWFPHMRTNLKVSKGIYAGNVRFELVCEVRNLFNNYDVNMLWWDDLVYFEENKDKPLHERLPKHWWSGEPNKWGWYNMWTNHPRQIYFQLQVDF; this is encoded by the coding sequence ATGAAAGGAAAATCTTTAAGCAGGAAATTTTTCTTATGCTTCCTTGTTATTGTATTGATTGTTGGGGGAAACGGCCTGAGGGGAGCAATCACAGGAAAAATTGCAGGTAAAGTTTATGATTCTGAAAGCGGGAAACCTCTGCCAGGTACAAACGTCATCATCGTTGGAACAACCTTAGGTGCTAGTACTGATGATAATGGTTATTTTTTCATTATTGATGTTCCTCCCGGTAAATATTCAGTAGCGATTAATTATATTGGTTATGAGAAAGTGGTACTGAAGGATGTTGTTGTAAGTTCTGGTAGAACTACAGAATTGAATGTACCTTTGAAGCCGACTACTGTTATGGGTAAAGAGGTTATAGTTACAGCAGAGAGGCCAATTGTTGAAAAAGACAAAACGGCTAGTGAAGTGATTTTGACACCGGAAAAGGTATCTCAAACATGGGTAAGGTCATTATCTGAGGTCTTGGAGATACAGCCAGGAATCTTTAGAGGACATTTTAGAGGCGGTACAAAATTAGAATCGAAATATATGTTGGACAATGTAAGTCTGAACAGTGGGTTGCTATCAGACAACTATCAGGGACTAAATTTAACTACGGTACAGGAAATTAGTGTTCTGACCGGTGGATATAATGCAGAATATGGGGATGCGATGTCGGGTATTGTCAATATTATAACAAAAGAGGGAGTACCTGGTATACACGGTACCTTTCTATTCAGAGTTCGTCCTCCTGGCAAGTACCATTGGGGAAGATATATGTATAGTAAAAAGAATTATGACTGGCAGCATTTTGACCTTGATTGGTGGACTGATCAAACTAATGATCCTAATAGTGAGTTTTATGGACTCAATCCAGATTCTCTATTCAATGTTTGGAGAGAAGTAATAACCCCTGATCCTGACCAAGCTAATTATACAAAGAGGGCTGAATACGAAACTGAAGCGACAATTTATGGTTCTCCATCTAGTAAGTTAAGTTTCCTTCTGTCTGGTAGGTATAAGAGGGGAGTGAATGTTTTTCCTCAGGTAATTCCGTACAATCCTGAGTTTAACTTTCAAGGAAAGGTGTCTTACAGCATTACCCCTAAGCTTAAAATAACTTTAAATGGTTTGTATGGTGGGTATGAAAGCGCTTCATCCTCTCTGCCCACTAATTTTCTATCTATTGAAACAGCCCAGGAGATGGCATGGAATGACCTCCCCGAATTGAGAGATCCGTATGAGTGGAATAAATATTGTATGAAAGGAGCCTGGGGTAGCCGTCCTGAGTTACGAAGGGTTAAGCAATTTTACATTAGATTAAAGCACATCTTGAGTTCAAGCACTTATTACAATTTAACTTTTAGTTTTCTTGATGATAAAATGAATAGAACGGATCATTATGGTTGGGTTAAAAGGGATGAAGATTATCCACATCAGTACCCTTGGTCTTTTGACGATGACGTTTTCGGTCCGTTAGGACATTACCTTGTTAAAGCTTATGAACATTGGGAAGATAAGTGGGAAAGTAAAGTCTATAATGTCAAGGGTGATATTTCAAGTCAGGTAAATAATAATAATTTGGTTAAAGCAGGTTTTGATATCAAATCTTATGATTTTTACTATGATCACCAAATGTCAGCTTACGAGGGTGGAATGAGATGGAATCTGATGAATGTATATGATGGGAAGCCCTACGAAGTTGCAATTTATGCACAGGATAAGATAGAATTTTCTGGTTTAATACTCAATGCCGGTTTGAGATTAAGCTTTTTTGATCAAAATAGAGAAGCACCCAAAAATATGTTTGATCCTTTAGCATATGAGGCAACTACCTCTGGAAATATAAAGCCAGGGTATCCCGGCATACCCGAAAAGGAAAGAACTAAGATGCAGATAGCACTGGCACCGAGGCTGGGAATATCTCACCCGATAAGTGAAAATAGCGTTCTCCATTTCATGTATGGTCACTTCTATCAGAGACCTTCTTGGCACAAAATGTTTGGTTTTCCATATATAAATTTTACAGAGGATTGGGACAAAGTATACGATCCGTATGACACCAGCACAGTGACGTACATGGACCAGTGGCAAGGGTATTATGGTAATCCTAAAATGGGATATGAGAAGACTATTCAATTTGAGATAGGATTTGACCAAAATATTGCTGATTTAGCACTATTGAGCATAACAGGGTACTATAAGGATGCCAGCCGCCAGACGGTTTTTAGAGAAGCTACTCTTTTAGAGCCAAGATGGGGAGATGCGAACACATGGACAACATTATACAACGCTACAAACCAATATAATGTGGCATTGATGATTAGTAACTGTGCTTACGCAGATATACGAGGTGTTGAGCTTAGGTTAGATACAAGATTTAGATTCCCTTTAAATTTCTCACTAAACTATGATTTATCTTACGTATCAGGGGGTGTTGTTGGATATGAAAGTATGTATGAATTTGGTCTGGGTGTAAATCAACCAAAAGGTTATGGGATGGTAAAAAAAGATTGGAATAGCAATCATAAATTCAAAGGAATTATGAATTTGTCCTTCGAGAAAGGATATGGTTTTTCTATACTGGGATTTAAACCCTTGAGTGATTTCAATATGAATCTATATTATGAATATTGGAGTGGTCAACAATATACTTACCATGGTCCGGATGATCCATCTACAGAACCTAACAACAAAAGATGGTTTCCTCACATGAGAACAAACTTAAAAGTTTCAAAAGGTATTTATGCTGGGAACGTAAGATTTGAACTGGTTTGTGAAGTTAGAAATCTCTTTAACAATTATGATGTTAACATGTTGTGGTGGGATGATCTAGTATATTTTGAAGAGAATAAAGATAAGCCATTACATGAGCGGTTACCTAAACACTGGTGGTCCGGTGAGCCCAACAAATGGGGATGGTATAATATGTGGACTAATCATCCTCGTCAAATTTACTTCCAGCTGCAGGTTGACTTTTAA
- a CDS encoding PorV/PorQ family protein: protein MISKRIIIMGVFLTLISFTYLGAQSGIAPYDVERVGLSGWQFLKITYDTRYSATGGAFTALSHGNSGSIFGNPSALVDVGNIDIQFTNVNWIADVKGQSIALAKNFGRMGVLGFSVVSLNVGEMYETINRAVPGETRTEAVITGNTFTAGDLAAGISYAKRVTDRLSIGANVRWIREEIAEVSMNNVSVDFGTTYYTGFKSLRLCMAARNFGPDAHLVGWSEEYQMEAVDIRMPLDFRVGIGYDFFEGSSHVLSCAIEGTHPNDGPEKINIGLEYKFGNLLVLRSGYRVNYDEEDFTLGGEINYTIDGLTARVGYAYVNFGILEQVHMFTIGLSL from the coding sequence ATGATTAGTAAAAGAATTATAATTATGGGTGTTTTTCTGACCCTAATCTCGTTTACCTATCTTGGAGCCCAGAGTGGTATCGCACCATACGATGTAGAAAGGGTTGGCTTGTCCGGATGGCAATTTTTGAAAATTACATATGATACACGTTATTCTGCAACAGGGGGAGCTTTCACTGCACTTTCACATGGGAATTCTGGGTCGATTTTTGGTAATCCTTCAGCATTGGTAGATGTTGGAAATATTGACATTCAATTTACAAATGTCAATTGGATTGCTGATGTTAAAGGACAATCAATAGCGTTAGCAAAAAACTTTGGGAGAATGGGTGTACTTGGGTTTAGTGTAGTCTCTCTTAATGTTGGAGAAATGTATGAGACTATAAATCGAGCAGTGCCCGGAGAAACTAGAACCGAAGCAGTTATTACCGGTAATACTTTTACAGCTGGTGATTTGGCCGCTGGTATTTCGTATGCTAAACGTGTTACTGATAGACTATCGATCGGTGCGAATGTTCGTTGGATAAGAGAGGAAATAGCAGAAGTGAGTATGAATAATGTTTCGGTGGATTTTGGCACTACCTATTATACTGGTTTCAAGAGTTTACGCCTTTGTATGGCGGCAAGAAATTTTGGTCCCGACGCTCATCTTGTAGGATGGTCTGAAGAATATCAAATGGAAGCAGTTGATATAAGAATGCCATTGGATTTTAGAGTTGGTATAGGCTATGATTTCTTTGAGGGTTCATCTCATGTTCTCTCATGTGCTATAGAAGGTACTCATCCCAACGATGGCCCTGAAAAAATAAATATAGGATTAGAATATAAGTTCGGTAACTTACTGGTCTTACGGAGTGGATATAGGGTGAATTATGATGAGGAAGATTTTACACTTGGTGGGGAAATAAACTATACGATTGATGGGTTAACAGCGAGAGTAGGTTACGCTTATGTAAATTTTGGAATACTGGAGCAAGTTCATATGTTCACCATTGGTCTGTCGTTATAA
- a CDS encoding ADP-ribosylglycohydrolase family protein, with amino-acid sequence MSKVLKGLLVSIVILLMIGIAFGKSYKISPGALKDKIMGGWAGQVIGCTFGGPTEFRHQSTYIPDYQPIAWPKGIIKWWYDNAPGLYDDIYMDITFVEVIEKEGIDAPGSSFAKAFANAEYPLWHANQMARYNILHGMMPPESGHWLNNPHADDIDFQIEADFAGMMSPGMPNAAAEICDKVGHIMNYGDGWYGGVYVAAMYSLAFVSDDVEYIVKEALKMIPKESQYAKCVSDVIKRYHEFPDDWKETWWRVHKKWSEDIGCPDGVFTPFNIDAKINSAWVVLGLLYGKKDFGKTIEIAARCGDDSDCNPATAGGILGTIIGYNNIPEYWKKELKEVEDIDFIYTETSLKELYDISYKHAIANIKRNGGKVKKNKVMISLQDPRPVKLEVGFKDHFPVEKRFLWRKGKGLVLQDTLTIGFYGNGFVINGKAYNDNEDYVFKVEVYIDGKLQEVTELPCNFHDRKNTLFWKYQLPVGKHKVFLKLLNPNDSGEVSLSDIVVYGKKVSNLRRK; translated from the coding sequence ATGAGTAAAGTTTTGAAAGGGTTGTTAGTTTCAATAGTTATCCTTTTGATGATTGGGATAGCATTTGGGAAATCATATAAGATTTCTCCAGGTGCATTAAAAGATAAAATAATGGGAGGATGGGCTGGCCAAGTAATAGGGTGTACCTTCGGAGGCCCTACAGAATTTAGACATCAAAGCACCTATATCCCAGATTATCAGCCGATTGCTTGGCCCAAAGGAATTATAAAGTGGTGGTATGACAATGCCCCCGGTTTGTATGATGATATATATATGGATATTACATTTGTTGAAGTAATCGAGAAGGAAGGTATAGATGCACCTGGATCATCTTTCGCGAAAGCTTTCGCAAACGCTGAATATCCACTGTGGCATGCAAATCAAATGGCAAGGTATAATATACTGCATGGGATGATGCCACCCGAATCTGGCCATTGGTTAAATAATCCCCATGCTGATGACATTGATTTTCAGATAGAAGCAGATTTCGCAGGTATGATGAGCCCCGGGATGCCAAATGCTGCTGCTGAGATTTGTGATAAGGTAGGTCATATTATGAACTATGGGGATGGATGGTACGGAGGCGTATATGTAGCTGCTATGTATTCTCTGGCATTCGTGTCTGATGATGTGGAATATATAGTCAAAGAAGCTCTCAAAATGATACCCAAAGAGAGTCAATATGCAAAGTGTGTAAGTGATGTAATAAAACGGTACCATGAATTCCCTGATGATTGGAAAGAAACCTGGTGGAGAGTTCATAAAAAATGGAGTGAGGATATTGGGTGCCCGGATGGTGTATTTACTCCGTTCAATATAGATGCGAAAATAAATTCTGCTTGGGTTGTTCTTGGATTGCTATATGGTAAAAAGGATTTTGGGAAGACAATTGAAATCGCCGCCAGATGCGGAGATGATTCCGACTGTAATCCAGCAACTGCAGGCGGTATACTGGGAACTATAATAGGCTATAACAATATCCCCGAGTACTGGAAAAAAGAACTAAAAGAAGTTGAAGATATAGACTTCATATATACAGAAACGTCTCTAAAAGAATTGTACGATATCTCATACAAACATGCAATTGCAAACATAAAGAGAAACGGTGGGAAAGTTAAAAAGAACAAGGTAATGATATCCTTGCAAGATCCACGTCCTGTCAAATTAGAAGTTGGATTTAAAGATCACTTTCCTGTTGAGAAGCGGTTTTTGTGGAGGAAGGGAAAGGGCTTAGTTTTACAGGACACACTCACTATTGGATTCTACGGAAATGGTTTTGTAATAAACGGTAAAGCTTATAATGACAATGAAGATTATGTGTTTAAAGTAGAAGTTTATATAGATGGTAAGCTACAGGAGGTTACTGAACTGCCATGCAATTTTCATGACAGAAAAAATACTTTGTTCTGGAAATACCAATTGCCTGTTGGAAAACATAAGGTGTTTTTAAAGCTTTTAAATCCAAATGACTCTGGAGAGGTTAGTTTAAGCGATATAGTTGTATATGGCAAAAAGGTGAGTAATCTGAGAAGAAAATAA
- a CDS encoding multidrug DMT transporter permease yields MFVVQSYLLAVIFCFITMLCWGSWANTQKLARREWRYELFYWDYTVGVLLMSVIFAFTLGSIGSLGRSFVRDISQADFSNILYAFTGGVVFNAANILLVAAIAIAGMSVAFPVGIGLALVLGVIVNYIATPLGNPILLFVGVALVVAAIILDSVAYRRLPGQPKSVSTKGLLLSILCGILMGFFYRFVARSMSSDFINLEPGKLSPYTAVFFFSIGVFISNFVFNTIIMRKPFVGEPVSYREYFKGSFGTHLIGILGGIIWCIGMTFSIIAAGQAGFAISYGLGQGATMVAAFWGVFIWKEFKEAQEGTNSLIALMFLSFIAGLLLIIISRII; encoded by the coding sequence ATGTTTGTAGTTCAAAGTTATCTGTTAGCGGTTATCTTTTGTTTCATTACAATGTTGTGTTGGGGATCTTGGGCGAATACACAAAAGCTGGCCAGGAGAGAGTGGCGATATGAGCTGTTCTATTGGGACTATACAGTAGGCGTTTTGTTAATGTCAGTTATTTTTGCATTTACACTTGGTTCAATTGGAAGCTTAGGCAGAAGCTTTGTGAGGGATATCTCCCAAGCTGATTTTTCAAATATACTATATGCGTTTACTGGTGGAGTTGTTTTCAATGCAGCAAATATTTTATTAGTAGCTGCTATTGCAATTGCGGGTATGTCTGTAGCATTTCCCGTAGGTATCGGATTAGCATTGGTGTTAGGAGTGATTGTTAACTATATAGCTACTCCGCTGGGGAATCCAATCCTTTTATTTGTGGGTGTGGCACTAGTGGTTGCTGCGATAATTTTAGATTCAGTTGCATATAGGAGACTGCCAGGGCAACCGAAAAGTGTTAGTACAAAAGGATTATTACTATCGATATTATGTGGGATACTAATGGGATTTTTCTATAGGTTTGTTGCGAGATCGATGTCGTCAGATTTCATTAATCTTGAACCTGGTAAACTTAGCCCATATACCGCGGTTTTCTTTTTCTCCATTGGAGTGTTTATAAGTAACTTTGTTTTTAATACTATCATTATGAGGAAGCCTTTTGTCGGTGAGCCAGTATCGTATAGGGAGTATTTTAAAGGTAGTTTTGGGACTCACTTAATTGGAATTCTTGGGGGAATTATCTGGTGTATAGGTATGACCTTTAGTATCATTGCGGCTGGACAAGCAGGCTTTGCTATTTCATATGGATTAGGACAAGGTGCGACTATGGTTGCAGCATTTTGGGGAGTTTTTATTTGGAAGGAATTTAAGGAAGCACAAGAGGGAACAAATAGTTTAATTGCTTTAATGTTTTTATCTTTTATCGCGGGTCTATTATTAATTATCATATCAAGGATTATATAG
- the rbsK gene encoding ribokinase, with product MIGRNKIVVVGSSNTDMVIKVKNLPRPGETVIGKEFYIAAGGKGANQAVAAARLGADVTFIAKVGKDMFGDRAIANFQESGINTDFVFRDEKNPSGVALIFVDEKGENSIAVSPGSNANLVKENIKLAIDEIKKAVIMLIQLEIPIETVEYAVNVAKQHNVKIILNPAPARKLSDQLLKQVDVITPNESEAEVLTGLKVVDDISAAKAAEALIQKGVNNVVITLGERGAFLYTKSDNMLIPTKKVNAVDTTAAGDAFNGGLAFALGSGMSLKEAIHFANFVGAYSVTRKGAQPSMPNYDEVKRFMSDN from the coding sequence ATGATAGGAAGGAATAAGATTGTGGTTGTGGGAAGTTCGAACACTGACATGGTTATAAAGGTAAAGAACTTGCCTAGACCGGGGGAAACGGTAATTGGGAAAGAGTTTTACATAGCTGCTGGAGGGAAAGGGGCAAATCAAGCAGTAGCAGCAGCAAGGCTTGGTGCAGATGTGACATTTATTGCTAAAGTAGGAAAAGATATGTTCGGTGATAGGGCAATAGCAAATTTTCAAGAATCAGGAATAAACACTGATTTTGTCTTCAGAGATGAAAAAAATCCATCTGGAGTTGCACTCATATTTGTTGATGAAAAAGGTGAAAATTCCATAGCTGTTTCACCTGGTTCTAATGCTAACTTAGTAAAAGAAAACATAAAATTAGCGATAGACGAAATTAAGAAAGCTGTTATAATGCTAATACAGTTGGAAATACCAATTGAAACAGTAGAGTATGCTGTAAATGTTGCAAAACAGCACAATGTGAAAATCATTTTAAATCCTGCACCAGCAAGAAAGCTAAGTGATCAGCTATTGAAGCAAGTAGATGTAATAACGCCTAATGAATCGGAAGCGGAGGTTTTAACAGGCTTAAAAGTTGTTGATGATATAAGCGCTGCTAAGGCTGCCGAAGCTCTTATACAAAAAGGCGTAAACAATGTTGTTATAACACTAGGGGAAAGAGGAGCTTTTCTATATACTAAAAGTGACAATATGCTGATCCCAACTAAGAAGGTTAATGCTGTTGATACAACTGCTGCCGGTGATGCCTTTAACGGGGGATTAGCATTTGCGTTGGGCAGTGGAATGTCATTAAAAGAGGCAATACATTTTGCTAACTTTGTAGGCGCGTATTCCGTGACCAGAAAGGGAGCGCAACCGTCAATGCCAAATTATGATGAAGTGAAGAGGTTTATGTCTGATAATTAA
- a CDS encoding ADP-ribosylglycohydrolase family protein, giving the protein MKRTIVVILLVGSFIFVSYKACNNYSGKKTVRVTEQELLDKIKGGWIGKAYGVSFGGPTEFRYQSEIIEGPLSLDKEGLKWLPWQDDMYVNMAFLKTLVEKGFSATIEDFAKDFAYGGFLLWHANGQGRQNILSGIEPGQSGHPYYNPHADDIDFQIECDFIGLVSPGLPKSSKEVCDMVGHIMNYGDGVYGGYFVTAMYAAAFIEDDPYKIVKYGLSMLPKGSGYAQIIRDVLNWYEKYPDDWKKVWKKIEDKYNRDLCPWGVKSKFNIQARLNGSYIALGILYGNGDLKKTVEIATRCGQDSDCNPGNAGGVVGTMLGYSRLPKDIKEAMKPYMKEVFCFTPFSIDSASKVCLRLAVQNILRNNGNKRGDTLEFAIQSFVNKDEEVEVSFPTLEPIDKFSIYDDRIKWVGDWSKVDYKGDEVMRRSDNPGDYMEVNFEGSAVYVQGDLRYDQGILEAYIDGKLMQERDMYLPKKWELANQSTAVWITGLPFGNHKLVVKVTGRKNPKSEGITISLGKVVTYRGEVAKLPKR; this is encoded by the coding sequence ATGAAAAGAACAATTGTGGTCATTTTATTGGTAGGTTCTTTTATTTTTGTTAGCTATAAAGCGTGTAACAATTACTCGGGTAAAAAAACAGTCAGAGTAACAGAGCAAGAACTTTTAGATAAAATAAAGGGTGGATGGATTGGTAAAGCCTATGGCGTTTCGTTTGGTGGTCCAACTGAGTTCAGGTACCAGAGTGAAATAATCGAGGGTCCGCTATCTTTGGACAAAGAGGGGTTAAAATGGCTACCTTGGCAGGATGATATGTATGTAAATATGGCTTTTCTAAAAACATTGGTTGAAAAAGGATTTAGCGCAACAATCGAAGATTTTGCAAAAGATTTTGCTTACGGTGGATTTTTACTCTGGCATGCAAATGGTCAAGGGAGACAGAATATACTATCTGGCATAGAACCAGGGCAATCAGGGCACCCATATTACAACCCCCATGCCGACGACATTGACTTTCAGATAGAGTGTGACTTTATTGGGCTTGTTAGTCCAGGATTGCCAAAGTCAAGTAAAGAAGTCTGTGATATGGTTGGGCACATTATGAATTACGGCGATGGTGTCTACGGGGGTTACTTTGTAACTGCAATGTATGCAGCAGCCTTCATAGAGGATGATCCTTATAAAATTGTAAAGTACGGATTGAGTATGTTACCTAAGGGAAGTGGTTATGCCCAAATAATCAGGGACGTATTGAATTGGTATGAAAAATATCCGGACGATTGGAAAAAGGTCTGGAAGAAAATAGAAGATAAATATAACAGGGATCTGTGTCCATGGGGGGTAAAGAGCAAGTTTAATATTCAAGCCCGATTAAATGGGTCTTATATAGCGTTGGGAATACTTTATGGCAACGGAGATCTTAAGAAAACTGTAGAGATAGCGACAAGATGCGGACAGGATTCTGATTGTAATCCCGGTAATGCTGGTGGGGTTGTAGGAACTATGCTCGGTTATAGTAGATTACCTAAGGATATTAAAGAGGCTATGAAACCGTACATGAAAGAAGTGTTTTGCTTTACTCCATTCTCGATAGATTCAGCTTCCAAAGTTTGCTTACGTTTGGCAGTTCAAAATATCCTAAGAAATAATGGGAATAAAAGAGGCGATACTTTAGAATTTGCTATTCAGTCTTTTGTGAACAAAGATGAAGAGGTTGAAGTATCTTTTCCAACATTGGAGCCTATCGATAAATTTAGTATATATGATGACAGAATTAAATGGGTTGGGGATTGGAGTAAAGTAGATTATAAAGGCGATGAAGTCATGCGTAGATCGGATAATCCGGGTGATTACATGGAAGTTAATTTTGAAGGAAGTGCTGTCTATGTTCAGGGTGATTTAAGGTATGACCAGGGTATTTTGGAAGCATATATAGATGGAAAATTAATGCAAGAAAGGGATATGTATTTACCTAAGAAGTGGGAACTGGCTAATCAATCTACTGCGGTATGGATAACTGGCTTGCCGTTTGGGAACCACAAGCTGGTTGTCAAAGTGACAGGTAGGAAAAATCCAAAGAGCGAAGGAATTACAATTAGCCTTGGAAAAGTAGTTACATATAGAGGCGAAGTAGCTAAATTACCCAAGCGATAA